GCTAAATTTGCAGTAAATCCGCTATAAACATATCCAGCATGAGGGACAATAATAGCTTTAATATTTTCAAAACCATTTAGCTTTAAATCAACACTATTAAAATGTTCTATATATTTTAAGATTTCATCTTTATCATTTGGATAAAAACTTCCACTAACAACTGCTTTCCTTATAGTCATTTTATTTTTTTCACTTCATAAATAAAAATTTGTGGATGAAAATCTAAATCTATCTCAAAACTTCCTTTATGACAAAGATGAGCAAAAAAATCTTCAAAAGTTGGAAGTTGTTCCCAAACTTGTGGTAAAAAAGTGCTTTTTCTACCATGATATTGCAAAATTACTCCATGAATATTTGGTTTTAGTTTTGATTTTAAATCTTCTAAATCTTTATATATTATTTCAATAGGTGCTGTTAAAATAGAAATTTCAATATTTATTTTTTCAAATTCTTCTAAACTTAATTCATAAAATCTTGGATCTTCGAAAGCAGCGGCATAAGAGTTAGAAATCAAATCATCAAGCAAACTTCTATATGCATAAAGTGTGCCAATACAACCACGAAGTTGTCCATCTAAAGTTAAAGTTACAAAAGTAGCACCAATATTC
The DNA window shown above is from Arcobacter lacus and carries:
- the amrA gene encoding AmmeMemoRadiSam system protein A, whose amino-acid sequence is MENQVLLDIAKKAIQKRFDESILIDKEKLLKDFPKLKNIGATFVTLTLDGQLRGCIGTLYAYRSLLDDLISNSYAAAFEDPRFYELSLEEFEKINIEISILTAPIEIIYKDLEDLKSKLKPNIHGVILQYHGRKSTFLPQVWEQLPTFEDFFAHLCHKGSFEIDLDFHPQIFIYEVKKIK